A single Brassica rapa cultivar Chiifu-401-42 chromosome A04, CAAS_Brap_v3.01, whole genome shotgun sequence DNA region contains:
- the LOC117133333 gene encoding muscle M-line assembly protein unc-89-like, whose translation MSRGRGMRRRREKKTKGVSSEAEPSTKKQKKEAAETRKGSSEEEAVLDKATLTNLVSALQNISAKFDAYDFDRNRPVMDEKTLDNVVKAVVQQSLKVLGERKIPDNDAKLSSAGVEKSLSVTSSPRRRSPPEKSDKSPVVEPQAQEEKSVKTPVTEPRQQKKPVKSPEPPQQKEKAVKSPVPPQRKEKAVKSPVPAQQKQQKSVKSPALAETPAKKNSELEKDTVVRRILGDDFNEIDFISVSPAKITKDAKDGKDANVPAYGRGLRGKAKRTVTVKDEAIEDKKKAQRAEAALKRKEKQEAKKKENEEKKQKRKAAELQKKQEAGLQKKKKEDEAELPKKKKEKEAELPKKKKEEEAELQRSEECVVTNDEVLAEDNALAAESDVEPAELIRSSVIKELREKSVKLSPQGFSLTNLDSAPDFPYIGDNGQTTCMRKNITPSSVIYDPCAPVDPARLEKLKQHIKAIPPKPPAPKDKPEEPSADHESDFYSILMHERPWPDKEYGWVFDNVSLY comes from the coding sequence ATGAGCAGGGGAAGgggaatgagaagaagaagagagaagaaaacgAAGGGAGTTTCATCAGAAGCTGAGccatcaacaaagaagcagaagaaagaagCTGCTGAAACGAGAAAGGGTTCTAGCGAGGAGGAAGCTGTATTGGACAAAGCGACTCTGACGAATCTTGTGAGTGCTCTGCAGAATATTTCAGCAAAATTTGACGCTTACGATTTTGACCGGAACCGGCCAGTGATGGACGAGAAGACCCTAGATAACGTGGTGAAAGCTGTAGTGCAGCAGAGTCTGAAAGTTTTGGGGGAAAGGAAAATTCCCGACAACGATGCTAAACTCTCCTCCGCCGGCGTAGAAAAATCTTTATCGGTGACATCATCACCTCGTAGGAGGTCGCCACCGGAAAAGTCGGACAAAAGTCCAGTGGTAGAACCGCAGGCCCAGGAGGAGAAGTCTGTAAAAACTCCAGTGACAGAACCGCGGCAGCAGAAAAAGCCTGTCAAAAGTCCAGAGCCGCCGCAGCAGAAAGAGAAGGCTGTCAAAAGTCCGGTGCCGCCGCAGCGGAAGGAGAAGGCTGTCAAAAGTCCGGTGCCGGCGCAGCAGAAACAGCAGAAGTCAGTCAAAAGTCCAGCGTTAGCTGAGACCCCTGCAAAGAAGAATTCGGAGCTTGAGAAGGATACAGTGGTGAGAAGGATTTTGGgtgatgattttaatgaaattgatTTCATCAGTGTTTCTCCTGCAAAGATTACTAAGGATGCTAAGGATGGTAAGGATGCCAACGTTCCAGCCTATGGACGCGGCTTACGGGgcaaggccaagcgtactgtTACTGTAAAGGATGAGGCTATCGAGGATAAGAAAAAAGCACAGCGGGCAGAGGCTGCGttgaagaggaaggagaagcaagaggctaagaaaaaagagaacgaggagaagaaacagaagagaaaagcggctgagttacaaaagaaacaagaggctgggttacagaagaaaaagaaggaagaCGAGGCTGAGTTAccgaaaaaaaagaaggaaaaagaggctgagttaccgaagaagaagaaagaagaagaggctgAGTTACAGCGGTCTGAGGAATGTGTTGTGACCAACGACGAAGTTCTTGCGGAAGATAACGCATTGGCGGCGGAGTCTGATGTCGAGCCAGCTGAATTGATTAGATCTTCCGTGATAAAGGAACTTCGGGAGAAATCAGTTAAGTTATCTCCACAAGGGTTTTCATTGACGAACCTTGATTCAGCACCAGATTTTCCGTACATTGGAGACAATGGACAGACGACTTGCATGAGGAAGAACATTACGCCTTCATCAGTAATATACGACCCTTGCGCACCTGTTGATCCGGCGCGACTGGAAAAACTGAAGCAACACATTAAGGCAATTCCACCCAAACCACCAGCACCTAAAGATAAACCAGAAGAACCCTCAGCTGATCATGAGAGTGACTTCTACAGCATACTCATGCATGAAAGACCGTGGCCTGACAAAGAATATGGATGGGTGTTTGATAATGTAAGTCTTTATTAA
- the LOC103849505 gene encoding vesicle transport v-SNARE 11 yields the protein MTEVFNGYERQYCDLSANLSKKCSSALALDGEQKKQKLSEIRSGLDNAEALIRKMDVEARSLPPSIRTSLLVKLREFKSDLNNFKSEVKRITSANLNAAARDELLEAGLADTKTASADQRARLMMSTDRLGRTTDRIKDSRRMMIETEELGVSVLQDLHSQRQSLLRTGDTLSGVDENVGKSKKILTGMTRRMNRNKWTIGAIITALVAAIILILYFKLTK from the exons ATGACTGAAGTGTTTAACGGCTACGAGCGCCAATACTGCGACCTCTCCGCCAATCTCTCCAAGAAATGCTCCTCTGCTCTTGCCCTTGACGGAG AACAAAAGAAGCAGAAGCTCTCTGAGATAAGATCTGGCCTCGATAATGCTGAAGCATTG ATTAGGAAAATGGATGTCGAGGCGAGGAGCCTTCCACCGAGCATTAGGACCAGCCTCCTTGTTAAACTAAGAGAGTTCAAGTCTGATCTCAACAACTTCAAAAGCGAAGTCAAGAGGATCACATCTGCTAACTTGAACGCTGCTGCTCGCGACGAGTTGCTTGAAGCTGGTCTGGCTGACACAAAGACG GCTTCGGCTGATCAAAGAGCGAGATTGATGATGTCAACTGATCGATTGGGTCGAACCACTGACAGAATCAAGGACAGTCGAAGAATGATGATTGAGACTGAAGAGCTTGGCGTTTCTGTCCTCCAAGACTTGCACAGTCAGAGACAGTCTCTCCTTCGCACTGGCGACACG CTTAGTGGAGTAGACGAAAATGTTGGAAAGAGCAAGAAGATCTTGACGGGCATGACCAGGAGGATGAACAGGAACAAATGGACCATTGGAGCCATTATCACCGCTCTGGTCGCGGCTATTATCCTCATCTTGTACTTCAAACTCACCAAGTAA
- the LOC117133575 gene encoding uncharacterized protein At4g04775-like, with the protein MSSSSYVSRNTYFHRRHVERGTPKQCWCGEPAELCTSASRANPGRLYYCCRKGYIKRHLFKWADECLVEEVEDMKSVMSDMTKGISDLRGDVGRLEKELGKAEKMKCLMFPVVVCGFGMAIFWHYFFA; encoded by the exons ATGTCTTCTTCATCATATGTGTCTCGTAACACTTACTTTCACCGCCGGCATGTGGAAAGAGGAACGCCAAAACAGTGTTGGTGTGGTGAACCCGCTGAATTATGTACATCTGCATCACGGGCTAATCCAGGAAGACTGTACTATTGCTGTCGCAAAGGATATATTaag AGACATTTATTCAAATGGGCGGACGAGTGCTTGGTGGAAGAGGTAGAAGATATGAAATCGGTGATGAGTGACATGACCAAAGGCATATCAGATCTGAGAGGAGACGTTGGTCGGTTGGAGAAAGAACTCGGTAAAGCGGAAAAGATGAAGTGTTTGATGTTTCCAGTGGTGGTTTGTGGGTTTGGTATGGCCATATTTTGGCACTATTTCTTTGCGTAG
- the LOC117133572 gene encoding B3 domain-containing protein REM10-like — protein sequence MPNSHKPHFLKPLLPDFHSGVTIPLGFFSQHIEGKTNRKTWKLRSDATDQTWEVIQEGRRLTGGWKDFTTAHDLQIGDIVIFKHEGDMVFHVTPFGPSCCEIQYTHPHIIKEEADADDAPSFSFDYCFQAEVTASNLKEDKLYLPEGATTCTALNKQCQEIILVNKEGNSWTVSLRFSEADGMYYIRRGWRKFCRANRCAIGDLFVFNVVGDGKTTPLMCVCPEREE from the exons ATGCCTAATTCGCACAAACCTCATTTCTTGAAGCCTCTGCTTCCCGATTTCCACAGTGGCGTG ACAATACCACTTGGCTTCTTCTCACAGCACATAGAAGGGAAGACAAACCGGAAAACATGGAAACTAAGATCGGACGCTACAGATCAAACTTGGGAAGTGATACAAGAAGGCAGGAGACTCACCGGAGGTTGGAAAGATTTCACCACAGCACATGACCTTCAAATCGGTgacattgtcatcttcaaacACGAAGGAGATATGGTGTTTCATGTCACACCATTTGGTCCTAGCTGTTGTGAGATTCAGTATACACATCCTCACATCATCAAGGAAGAAGCCGATGCGGATGATGCTCCTTCTTTCTCATTTGACTATTGTTTTCAGGCTGAGGTCACTGCTTCGAATCTAAAAGAAGACAAACTT TATCTTCCTGAGGGAGCTACGACTTGTACTGCTTTGAACAAACAATGCCAAGAGATAATACTTGTCAACAAAGAGGGAAATTCATGGACTGTGAGTTTGCGATTTAGCGAAGCAGACGGCATGTATTACATCAGAAGAGGCTGGAGAAAGTTCTGTCGTGCTAACAGATGCGCCATAGGAGACTTATTTGTGTTCAATGTGGTTGGAGATGGGAAAACTACTCCACTAATGTGTGTATGTCCGGAAAGGGAAGAGTGA
- the LOC117133334 gene encoding uncharacterized protein At4g04775-like, with amino-acid sequence MSSSSSVSGNTYFHRRHVERGTPKQCWCGEPAELCTSASRANPGRLYYCCRKGYIKRHLFKWADECLVEEVEDMKSVMSDMTKGISDLRVDVGRLEKELGKAEKMKCLMFPVVVCGFGMAIFWHYFFA; translated from the exons atgtcttcttcatcatctgtgTCTGGTAACACTTACTTTCACCGCCGGCATGTGGAAAGAGGAACGCCGAAACAGTGTTGGTGTGGTGAACCCGCTGAATTATGTACATCTGCATCACGGGCTAATCCAGGAAGACTGTACTATTGCTGTCGCAAAGGATATATTaag AGACATTTATTCAAATGGGCGGACGAGTGCTTGGTGGAAGAGGTAGAAGATATGAAATCGGTGATGAGTGACATGACCAAAGGCATATCAGATCTGAGAGTAGACGTTGGTCGGTTGGAGAAAGAACTCGGTAAAGCGGAAAAGATGAAGTGTTTGATGTTTCCAGTGGTGGTTTGTGGGTTTGGTATGGCCATATTTTGGCACTATTTCTTTGCGTAG
- the LOC103849504 gene encoding uncharacterized protein LOC103849504 isoform X3: MAVSSTVLSCPTMLGRIRSIAAEMRTLRSGAKCQLSTVKPSKYSSKFSTDVQLHESPQEEWRIHMSPINFLFLTARPVVDMRIRCKSNGQDYPPDVPLDITRVLELNMMKWELQGLGQVMEQSDFTLGVQGALYPDRGGSHTRLKGQLEMNVSFVLPSVLAFVPEDVKRSVANAILTGLVDSMKHKVVESLLADYNRFKHERKTHD; the protein is encoded by the exons ATGGCTGTCAGCTCAACAGTTTTGTCGTGTCCGACAATGCTGGGAAGAATCAGGTCTATAGCGGCGGAGATGAGAACATTACGGTCGGGAGCCAAGTGCCAGTTGTCAACTGTAAAACCCTCCAAGTATTCATCTAAATTCTCTACCGATGTTCAATTGCACGAGTCTCCTCAG GAAGAATGGAGAATTCATATGTCACCTATAAATTTCCTCTTCCTCACTGCAAGGCCAGTGGTGGACATGCGGATTAGATGTAAATCCAACGGTCAAGATTACCCGCCTGATGTACCTCTAGACATAACCAGAGTTCTTGAGCTTAACATG ATGAAATGGGAGCTTCAAGGGCTTGGCCAGGTCATGGAACAGTCTGATTTCACTCTGGGAGTTCAAGGAGCATTGTACCCAGACCGAGGCGGAAGCCACACAAGGCTCAAAGGTCAATTAGAGATGAACGTAAGCTTCGTCCTTCCTTCGGTTCTTGCGTTTGTACCCGAAGATGTTAAGAGAAGTGTGGCCAATGCG ATTTTGACTGGTTTGGTGGATAGCATGAAGCATAAGGTTGTTGAGAGCTTGCTCGCTGATTATAACAGGTTCAAGCATGAAAGAAAAACACACGACTAG
- the LOC103849504 gene encoding uncharacterized protein LOC103849504 isoform X2 — translation MAVSSTVLSCPTMLGRIRSIAAEMRTLRSGAKCQLSTVKPSKYSSKFSTDVQLHESPQALFDEYLEDKCRVFKAMFPDKPRSYRLNEEEWRIHMSPINFLFLTARPVVDMRIRCKSNGQDYPPDVPLDITRVLELNMMKWELQGLGQVMEQSDFTLGVQGALYPDRGGSHTRLKGQLEMNILTGLVDSMKHKVVESLLADYNRFKHERKTHD, via the exons ATGGCTGTCAGCTCAACAGTTTTGTCGTGTCCGACAATGCTGGGAAGAATCAGGTCTATAGCGGCGGAGATGAGAACATTACGGTCGGGAGCCAAGTGCCAGTTGTCAACTGTAAAACCCTCCAAGTATTCATCTAAATTCTCTACCGATGTTCAATTGCACGAGTCTCCTCAG GCGTTGTTCGATGAGTATTTGGAGGATAAGTGTAGGGTTTTCAAAGCAATGTTTCCTGACAAACCTAGAAGCTATAGGCTTAACGAG GAAGAATGGAGAATTCATATGTCACCTATAAATTTCCTCTTCCTCACTGCAAGGCCAGTGGTGGACATGCGGATTAGATGTAAATCCAACGGTCAAGATTACCCGCCTGATGTACCTCTAGACATAACCAGAGTTCTTGAGCTTAACATG ATGAAATGGGAGCTTCAAGGGCTTGGCCAGGTCATGGAACAGTCTGATTTCACTCTGGGAGTTCAAGGAGCATTGTACCCAGACCGAGGCGGAAGCCACACAAGGCTCAAAGGTCAATTAGAGATGAAC ATTTTGACTGGTTTGGTGGATAGCATGAAGCATAAGGTTGTTGAGAGCTTGCTCGCTGATTATAACAGGTTCAAGCATGAAAGAAAAACACACGACTAG
- the LOC117133568 gene encoding muscle M-line assembly protein unc-89-like, producing the protein MDEKTLDNVVKAVVQQSLKVLGERKIPDNDAKLSSAGVEKSLSVTSSPRRRSPPEKSDKSPVVEPQAQEEKSVKTPVSEPRQQKKPVKSPEPPQQKEKAIKSPVPPQRKEKAVKSPVPAQQKQQKSVKSPALAETPAKKNSELEKDTVVRRILGEDFNEIDFISVSPAKITKDAKDGKDANVPAYGRGLRGKAKRTVTVKDEAIEDKKKAQRAEAALKRKEKQEAKKKENEEKKQKRKAAELQKKQEAGLQKKKKEDEAELTKKKKEKEAELPKKKKEEEAELQRSAECVVTNDEVLAEDNALAAESDVEPAELIRFSVIKELREKSVKLSPQGFSLTNLDSAPDFPYIGDNGQTTCMRKNITPSSVIYDPCAPVDPARLEKLKQHIKAIPPKPPAPKDKPEEPSADHESDFYSILMHERLWADKEYGWVFDNHIAAYMNVLIQRSMRDPTPFWSKRIGFIDPWLLSSWASLDYRQFKMKPASFKFKDCGYEALVNGRFPEEFATNLKWYADVDHVYGCLQTGGNHWVAFHVDLIKEKIDCYDPIYGESTPESEQKRLNAFRPLLEMLPWMLNELIPADLRKHSRKRFTFRRKSKRYIPQNNMSGDCGVYSLKFVECLALGVTFDGINDSNIQGLRVKMAADILEEGGNVGMNNLFS; encoded by the exons ATGGACGAGAAGACCCTAGATAACGTGGTGAAAGCTGTAGTGCAGCAGAGTCTGAAAGTTTTGGGGGAAAGAAAAATTCCCGACAACGATGCTAAACTCTCCTCCGCCGGCGTAGAAAAATCTTTATCGGTGACATCATCACCTCGTAGGAGGTCGCCACCGGAAAAGTCGGACAAAAGTCCAGTGGTAGAACCGCAGGCCCAGGAGGAGAAGTCTGTAAAAACTCCAGTGTCAGAACCGCGGCAGCAGAAAAAGCCTGTCAAAAGTCCAGAGCCGCCGCAGCAGAAAGAGAAGGCTATCAAAAGTCCGGTGCCGCCGCAGCGGAAGGAGAAGGCTGTCAAAAGTCCGGTGCCGGCGCAGCAGAAACAGCAGAAGTCAGTCAAAAGTCCAGCGTTAGCTGAGACCCCTGCAAAGAAGAATTCGGAGCTTGAGAAGGATACAGTGGTGAGAAGGATTTTGGGTgaagattttaatgaaattgatTTCATCAGTGTTTCTCCTGCAAAGATTACTAAGGATGCTAAGGATGGTAAGGATGCCAACGTTCCAGCCTATGGACGCGGCTTACGGGgcaaggccaagcgtactgtTACTGTAAAGGATGAGGCTATCGAGGATAAGAAAAAAGCACAGCGGGCAGAGGCTGCGttgaagaggaaggagaagcaagaggctaagaaaaaagagaacgaggagaagaaacagaagagaaaagcggctgagttacaaaagaaacaagaggctgggttacagaagaaaaagaaggaagaCGAGGCTGAGTTAacgaaaaaaaagaaggaaaaagaggctgagttaccgaagaagaagaaagaagaagaggctgAGTTACAGCGGTCTGCGGAATGTGTTGTGACCAACGACGAAGTTCTTGCGGAAGATAACGCATTGGCGGCGGAGTCTGATGTCGAGCCAGCTGAATTGATTAGATTTTCCGTGATAAAGGAACTTCGGGAGAAATCAGTTAAGTTATCTCCACAAGGGTTTTCATTGACGAACCTTGATTCAGCACCAGATTTTCCGTACATTGGAGACAATGGACAGACGACTTGCATGAGGAAGAACATTACGCCTTCATCAGTAATATACGACCCTTGCGCACCTGTTGATCCGGCGCGACTGGAAAAACTGAAGCAACACATTAAGGCAATTCCACCCAAACCACCAGCACCTAAAGATAAACCAGAAGAACCCTCAGCTGATCATGAGAGTGACTTCTACAGCATACTCATGCATGAAAGACTGTGGGCTGACAAAGAATATGGATGGGTGTTTGATAAT CATATCGCTGCGTATATGAACGTCCTCATACAAAGGTCCATGCGAGATCCCACTCCATTCTGGTCCAAGCGGATTGGTTTCATAGACCCTTGGTTGTTAAGTTCTTGGGCTTCCCTCGATTACAGGCAGTTCAAGATGAAACCTGCTTCGTTCAAGTTCAAAGACTGTGGTTATGAAGCGTTGGTAAACGGGAGATTCCCCGAAGAATTTGCAACAAACTTGAAGTGGTATGCAGATGTGGATCACGTGTACGGATGTCTTCAAACCGGCGGTAATCACTGGGTGGCGTTTCACGTGGATCTGATCAAGGAGAAGATAGATTGCTACGATCCAATCTATGGAGAGTCAACACCCGAAAGTGAGCAAAAAAGGCTAAATGCTTTTAGACCTCTACTGGAGATGCTTCCCTGGATGTTGAATGAGCTTATTCCTGCCGATCTCCGAAAGCATTCTAGGAAGAGGTTCACATTCAGACGGAAGAGCAAAAGATACATTCCACAAAACAACATGTCAGGTGATTGTGGGGTTTATTCGTTGAAGTTTGTGGAGTGTCTAGCGCTTGGTGTAACTTTTGATGGCATAAACGATAGTAATATTCAAGGGTTACGGGTGAAGATGGCAGCAGATATCCTCGAGGAAGGAGGAAATGTTGGAATGAACAATTTGTTTTCATAA
- the LOC103849504 gene encoding uncharacterized protein LOC103849504 isoform X1 translates to MAVSSTVLSCPTMLGRIRSIAAEMRTLRSGAKCQLSTVKPSKYSSKFSTDVQLHESPQALFDEYLEDKCRVFKAMFPDKPRSYRLNEEEWRIHMSPINFLFLTARPVVDMRIRCKSNGQDYPPDVPLDITRVLELNMMKWELQGLGQVMEQSDFTLGVQGALYPDRGGSHTRLKGQLEMNVSFVLPSVLAFVPEDVKRSVANAILTGLVDSMKHKVVESLLADYNRFKHERKTHD, encoded by the exons ATGGCTGTCAGCTCAACAGTTTTGTCGTGTCCGACAATGCTGGGAAGAATCAGGTCTATAGCGGCGGAGATGAGAACATTACGGTCGGGAGCCAAGTGCCAGTTGTCAACTGTAAAACCCTCCAAGTATTCATCTAAATTCTCTACCGATGTTCAATTGCACGAGTCTCCTCAG GCGTTGTTCGATGAGTATTTGGAGGATAAGTGTAGGGTTTTCAAAGCAATGTTTCCTGACAAACCTAGAAGCTATAGGCTTAACGAG GAAGAATGGAGAATTCATATGTCACCTATAAATTTCCTCTTCCTCACTGCAAGGCCAGTGGTGGACATGCGGATTAGATGTAAATCCAACGGTCAAGATTACCCGCCTGATGTACCTCTAGACATAACCAGAGTTCTTGAGCTTAACATG ATGAAATGGGAGCTTCAAGGGCTTGGCCAGGTCATGGAACAGTCTGATTTCACTCTGGGAGTTCAAGGAGCATTGTACCCAGACCGAGGCGGAAGCCACACAAGGCTCAAAGGTCAATTAGAGATGAACGTAAGCTTCGTCCTTCCTTCGGTTCTTGCGTTTGTACCCGAAGATGTTAAGAGAAGTGTGGCCAATGCG ATTTTGACTGGTTTGGTGGATAGCATGAAGCATAAGGTTGTTGAGAGCTTGCTCGCTGATTATAACAGGTTCAAGCATGAAAGAAAAACACACGACTAG